Proteins co-encoded in one Papaver somniferum cultivar HN1 chromosome 5, ASM357369v1, whole genome shotgun sequence genomic window:
- the LOC113284649 gene encoding putative F-box protein At5g50220 isoform X2, which yields MRFKCVSKHWLYLIEEDSFFIDLHLTRSKARPSLVYLISLPSVINQQFSEIRCKGQDEVFLKSDLSLEGIGRADIHTMRKIDMFCCDFILRPINGLMCFVDYHKHAVCIYNIRTREASPWIQSTLLLDEKEKHPETNALDYHVTSYKFGFDPTTREHKVLCMWYITVGEVDNCLQEDMDDVIEVWEIFTLGDGSWRRIPEVPPYLRDSLPCAYVNGSIYWCTDMFIRRENWSKPSCVVAFDFGTEKFREIQIPEVIWDQPLDPDKSFNGYIRLVELDGRLGILRRINPFISKLWIFDDQRYGNEKVNKTKSASGEIWIDETITSPFPWTKTLSLNVYPMVGTRQMVLQTYQGAARYMNNVLFILTIGKKKLLQRLLPAGLPFQFQMLALSKCLLLLLKALCQFRGRVECMMVYPLQKWNF from the exons ATGCGGTTTAAGTGCGTGAGCAAACATTGGTTGTATCTGATTGAAGAAGACTCCTTCTTTATTGATTTACATCTCACTCGATCAAAAGCGCGCCCATCTCTTGTTTATCTGATTTCACTGCCTTCAGTCATTAATCAACAATTCTCAGAAATCAGATGTAAGGGACAGGACGAGGTTTTCTTGAAATCAGATTTATCACTTGAAGGCATAGGCAGAGCAGACATCCACACCATGAGGAAAATAGATATGTTTTGTTGTGATTTTATTTTAAGACCCATAAATGGGTTGATGTGTTTTGTCGATTATCACAAGCATGCTGTTTGCATATACAATATAAGGACGAGAGAAGCATCACCCTGGATTCAATCAACACTGTTACTAGATGAAAAAGAAAAGCATCCTGAAACAAACGCTCTAGATTACCATGTTACTTCATATAAATTTGGATTTGATCCTACCACAAGGGAGCACAAAGTGTTATGCATGTGGTATATAACTGTAGGAGAAGTGGACAATTGTTTACAAGAAGATATGGATGACGTTATTGAAGTTTGGGAGATTTTTACTTTAGGCGATGGTTCTTGGAGAAGGATACCTGAAGTGCCACCTTATCTTCGTGATAGTTTGCCTTGTGCATATGTGAATGGTTCTATTTATTGGTGCACTGACATGTTTATCAGGCGGGAAAATTGGAGCAAGCCTTCATGTGTAGTAGCATTTGATTTTGGAACTGAGAAATTTAGGGAAATCCAAATCCCTGAAGTTATCTGGGATCAACCTTTGGATCCTGATAAAAGCTTCAACGGTTACATTCGTCTAGTAGAACTTGATGGCCGTCTAGGTATACTACGGAGGATAAATCCTTTTATTTCCAAGCTATGGATATTTGACGACCAAAGATATGGCAACGAGAAGGTCAACAAAACTAAATCTGCAAGTGGTGAAATTTGGATCGACGAAACTATCACTTCACCCTTTCCTTGGACTAAAACCTTGTCGCTTAATGTTTATCCTATGGTTGGAACACGCCAAATGGTCTTACAAACTTATCAAGGTGCTGCTAGATATATGAATAACGTGCTCTTCATTCTTACCATTGGAAAGAAAAAACTTTTACAGAGATTACTACCAGCAGGGCTCCCCTTTCAGTTCCAGATGCTTGCTCTATCAAAATGTTTACTACTTTTGTTGAAAGCCTTGTGCCAGTTCAGAGGAAGAGTAGAATGTATGATGGTATATCCTCTACAAAAATGG AACTTTTGA
- the LOC113284649 gene encoding putative F-box protein At5g50220 isoform X1, which produces MRFKCVSKHWLYLIEEDSFFIDLHLTRSKARPSLVYLISLPSVINQQFSEIRCKGQDEVFLKSDLSLEGIGRADIHTMRKIDMFCCDFILRPINGLMCFVDYHKHAVCIYNIRTREASPWIQSTLLLDEKEKHPETNALDYHVTSYKFGFDPTTREHKVLCMWYITVGEVDNCLQEDMDDVIEVWEIFTLGDGSWRRIPEVPPYLRDSLPCAYVNGSIYWCTDMFIRRENWSKPSCVVAFDFGTEKFREIQIPEVIWDQPLDPDKSFNGYIRLVELDGRLGILRRINPFISKLWIFDDQRYGNEKVNKTKSASGEIWIDETITSPFPWTKTLSLNVYPMVGTRQMVLQTYQGAARYMNNVLFILTIGKKKLLQRLLPAGLPFQFQMLALSKCLLLLLKALCQFRGRVECMMVYPLQKWVCTLK; this is translated from the exons ATGCGGTTTAAGTGCGTGAGCAAACATTGGTTGTATCTGATTGAAGAAGACTCCTTCTTTATTGATTTACATCTCACTCGATCAAAAGCGCGCCCATCTCTTGTTTATCTGATTTCACTGCCTTCAGTCATTAATCAACAATTCTCAGAAATCAGATGTAAGGGACAGGACGAGGTTTTCTTGAAATCAGATTTATCACTTGAAGGCATAGGCAGAGCAGACATCCACACCATGAGGAAAATAGATATGTTTTGTTGTGATTTTATTTTAAGACCCATAAATGGGTTGATGTGTTTTGTCGATTATCACAAGCATGCTGTTTGCATATACAATATAAGGACGAGAGAAGCATCACCCTGGATTCAATCAACACTGTTACTAGATGAAAAAGAAAAGCATCCTGAAACAAACGCTCTAGATTACCATGTTACTTCATATAAATTTGGATTTGATCCTACCACAAGGGAGCACAAAGTGTTATGCATGTGGTATATAACTGTAGGAGAAGTGGACAATTGTTTACAAGAAGATATGGATGACGTTATTGAAGTTTGGGAGATTTTTACTTTAGGCGATGGTTCTTGGAGAAGGATACCTGAAGTGCCACCTTATCTTCGTGATAGTTTGCCTTGTGCATATGTGAATGGTTCTATTTATTGGTGCACTGACATGTTTATCAGGCGGGAAAATTGGAGCAAGCCTTCATGTGTAGTAGCATTTGATTTTGGAACTGAGAAATTTAGGGAAATCCAAATCCCTGAAGTTATCTGGGATCAACCTTTGGATCCTGATAAAAGCTTCAACGGTTACATTCGTCTAGTAGAACTTGATGGCCGTCTAGGTATACTACGGAGGATAAATCCTTTTATTTCCAAGCTATGGATATTTGACGACCAAAGATATGGCAACGAGAAGGTCAACAAAACTAAATCTGCAAGTGGTGAAATTTGGATCGACGAAACTATCACTTCACCCTTTCCTTGGACTAAAACCTTGTCGCTTAATGTTTATCCTATGGTTGGAACACGCCAAATGGTCTTACAAACTTATCAAGGTGCTGCTAGATATATGAATAACGTGCTCTTCATTCTTACCATTGGAAAGAAAAAACTTTTACAGAGATTACTACCAGCAGGGCTCCCCTTTCAGTTCCAGATGCTTGCTCTATCAAAATGTTTACTACTTTTGTTGAAAGCCTTGTGCCAGTTCAGAGGAAGAGTAGAATGTATGATGGTATATCCTCTACAAAAATGGGTATGCACTCTGAAATG A